Proteins encoded by one window of Cyclobacteriaceae bacterium:
- a CDS encoding FAD-dependent oxidoreductase translates to MATKNVDYIIVGQGVAGSCLVLQFLLRQKRILLIDEPHAHAASVVAAGLFNPITGRQMGKTWMADTLFPYLHQFYRQAETLLQARFFFPMTLYRPFISVEEQNEWMARSTNESYISYLKEVTIRPIFEQFVKNDFGGLLLNQCGYLNTTIFLKAVRDFVDSNLRVLSEPFIDDELDFTDTGIRYREWRASKIIFCSGVNIQTSRYFSWLPIRPLKGETLTIEPQPKPEVILNRGVYVVPDIWKVGATYNKEDQLPAITEAGLAELKRGLDELVNFSYQITGQEWGFRPTTPDRRPILGPHPEYEQLVVFNGLGTKGVSLAPYFSDVLVNWLENGAPIDQSVSLNRYKSLYSKSA, encoded by the coding sequence ATGGCCACCAAAAATGTTGATTATATTATTGTAGGGCAGGGTGTTGCCGGGTCTTGCCTGGTGCTCCAATTCTTACTCCGCCAAAAAAGAATACTGCTTATTGACGAGCCACATGCGCATGCTGCCAGTGTTGTAGCTGCTGGTTTATTCAACCCCATCACGGGGCGACAAATGGGCAAGACATGGATGGCTGACACGCTGTTCCCATACTTGCATCAATTTTACAGGCAAGCTGAAACATTGCTCCAGGCCCGATTCTTTTTTCCGATGACCCTGTACCGACCTTTTATTTCAGTGGAAGAGCAGAATGAATGGATGGCCAGAAGCACAAATGAAAGCTACATCTCTTATCTGAAAGAAGTTACAATCCGGCCGATCTTTGAGCAATTTGTTAAGAATGATTTTGGTGGTTTGCTTTTGAATCAATGTGGGTACCTGAACACAACCATTTTCTTAAAAGCTGTTCGTGATTTTGTTGATTCCAATTTACGTGTTTTGTCTGAGCCTTTTATTGATGATGAACTGGACTTTACAGACACAGGCATTCGCTATCGGGAGTGGCGGGCATCCAAAATTATTTTTTGTTCAGGGGTAAATATTCAAACATCCCGGTATTTTTCCTGGCTTCCCATACGGCCACTAAAAGGTGAAACACTTACTATTGAACCTCAACCAAAGCCTGAAGTAATTTTGAACCGGGGTGTTTATGTTGTGCCGGATATCTGGAAAGTGGGAGCCACTTACAATAAAGAGGATCAGTTACCGGCAATTACCGAAGCTGGATTAGCGGAGTTAAAAAGGGGATTGGATGAATTAGTCAATTTTTCCTATCAAATTACCGGTCAGGAATGGGGTTTTCGACCCACAACACCCGATCGCAGGCCAATATTAGGGCCTCACCCGGAATATGAACAATTGGTAGTTTTTAATGGTTTAGGCACTAAAGGTGTGAGTCTGGCACCGTATTTTTCGGATGTTTTGGTGAACTGGCTGGAAAATGGCGCCCCAATAGACCAATCGGTGTCCCTGAATCGTTATAAATCGTTATATTCGAAATCTGCTTAA
- a CDS encoding WYL domain-containing protein produces MPVNRNALIRYRTIDNCLRNRQRRWTLEDLIEACSEALYEYEGIDKGVSRRSIQMDIQMMRSDKLGYNAPIIVLEKKYYTYEDPEYSITNIPLTDQDLGKLTEVVEILRQFKGFSHFQELSGMVQRLENKIYSARTKQEPIIDFEKNENLKGLEHIDTLYQAIINKTAVEFTYQSFKARSANDFTFHPYYLKEYRNRWFVLGVKKKDAPIMTLALDRIIEIRPSNSKYLQPNGFNLGLYFKDVIGVTVNENSPSEEVILFADNETAPYILTKPLHHSQKVVETSHHGILFSIRVQLNFELEREILGFGDRIKVVAPERLKRRIKEQFENALDHYQYELSNSSLQNILKKVEHKGFAILNHVFGKKEVNLIKGTIHNYLKENSYAEPHGIRNVFIKIPALSKVIFNTNLQMILSRISKSFFLTKAIYFDKSPEANWYVTWHQDTTINVKERIETEGFTCWTKKSIGYSVCPPEEVLQQTVTFRIHLDDTNEQNGALKVVPGSHNKKLSPSEIQLITQNSIPFVCDVGICGIHIMKPLLLHASSKATKQKHRRVIHLEFNTLELPNGLKWAEKIDFLQH; encoded by the coding sequence ATGCCAGTTAATCGCAATGCCCTGATACGCTATCGAACCATTGATAATTGCCTCAGAAACAGGCAACGTAGGTGGACTTTAGAGGACCTGATAGAGGCTTGCTCAGAGGCACTTTATGAATATGAAGGAATTGACAAAGGTGTGAGCAGACGATCCATTCAAATGGATATTCAGATGATGCGGAGCGATAAACTCGGCTACAATGCACCAATCATTGTGTTGGAAAAGAAGTACTACACGTACGAAGATCCGGAATACTCAATTACCAACATCCCACTTACTGATCAGGATTTGGGCAAACTCACAGAAGTCGTTGAAATTCTTCGACAATTCAAGGGTTTTAGTCATTTCCAGGAGTTGAGTGGAATGGTGCAGCGGTTAGAGAACAAAATCTACTCAGCACGAACAAAGCAAGAACCGATTATCGATTTTGAAAAAAATGAAAATTTAAAAGGCCTTGAGCATATTGATACACTTTATCAGGCCATTATTAATAAAACTGCAGTTGAGTTCACCTACCAATCATTTAAAGCACGTAGTGCCAATGATTTCACATTTCATCCTTACTACCTGAAAGAATATCGGAACAGGTGGTTTGTATTGGGTGTAAAAAAGAAAGATGCCCCAATTATGACACTTGCACTCGATCGGATTATTGAAATCCGGCCATCAAATTCAAAGTATCTACAACCAAACGGCTTCAATCTGGGGCTATACTTTAAAGATGTTATAGGGGTAACCGTAAATGAGAATAGTCCTTCTGAGGAAGTAATTTTGTTTGCAGATAATGAAACTGCTCCGTACATTCTTACAAAACCACTTCATCATAGTCAAAAGGTGGTAGAGACTTCACATCATGGAATACTTTTTTCAATACGTGTGCAGTTAAATTTTGAATTAGAGCGGGAGATACTTGGATTTGGGGATCGAATAAAGGTAGTAGCCCCGGAGCGACTTAAGAGAAGAATCAAGGAGCAATTTGAAAACGCTCTTGATCACTATCAATATGAACTTAGTAACTCTTCTCTTCAAAATATCCTGAAAAAAGTTGAGCATAAAGGATTCGCCATTCTCAATCATGTCTTTGGAAAGAAGGAAGTGAATCTTATAAAGGGAACAATACACAATTATCTAAAGGAAAATTCCTACGCTGAACCTCACGGAATCCGCAATGTATTTATAAAAATACCTGCGCTATCAAAAGTTATCTTCAATACTAATCTGCAAATGATTCTAAGTAGAATTAGCAAAAGTTTCTTTCTCACAAAGGCCATCTATTTTGATAAGTCTCCGGAAGCAAACTGGTATGTAACATGGCATCAAGACACAACGATTAACGTGAAGGAGAGGATAGAGACGGAAGGTTTTACATGTTGGACAAAAAAGTCCATTGGATACAGTGTCTGTCCGCCTGAGGAGGTACTGCAGCAAACTGTAACGTTTCGTATCCATTTGGATGATACAAACGAACAGAATGGAGCATTAAAAGTTGTACCCGGATCTCACAACAAGAAATTGAGTCCGAGTGAAATTCAATTGATCACACAGAACAGTATACCCTTCGTGTGCGATGTCGGTATATGTGGAATACACATTATGAAACCACTCCTATTACATGCCTCATCAAAAGCAACCAAGCAAAAGCATAGACGAGTAATACACCTTGAATTTAATACACTGGAACTACCAAATGGATTAAAATGGGCTGAGAAAATTGATTTTCTTCAACACTAA
- a CDS encoding YicC/YloC family endoribonuclease codes for MIKSMTGFGQVTTDNSTLKISVEVKSLNSKFLDLGLRLPKTFSDKELELRNLVSEKLERGKVTLTVEVERYNEAEVKQTYNEVLFTAYYNGLKKLADKVVAPYDQLFELALNSPDVIQNKLSEEESEEEWVQIRKAIVDALTQCDGFRKDEGKVLEQKLKEYCESIASSLKHVNELDAARVDKVRQKLKGNVVSFFGEQGYDVNRLEQEIIYYIEKLDIHEERVRLQTHLDYFLQALKESQSNGKKLGFIAQEIGREINTIGSKANDAAMQKHVVAMKEELEKIKEQLGNVL; via the coding sequence ATGATAAAATCCATGACTGGCTTTGGCCAGGTAACTACTGATAACAGTACGCTAAAGATCAGCGTAGAAGTAAAGAGCCTGAATTCAAAGTTTCTGGATTTGGGTTTGCGCCTTCCAAAAACATTTTCAGATAAGGAGCTTGAACTTCGCAACCTGGTAAGCGAGAAGTTGGAGCGTGGAAAAGTTACGTTAACCGTTGAAGTAGAACGTTACAACGAAGCTGAAGTAAAGCAAACCTACAATGAGGTTTTGTTCACTGCGTACTATAATGGGTTAAAAAAATTAGCCGATAAGGTAGTGGCGCCATATGATCAGTTGTTTGAGTTGGCATTGAATTCTCCGGATGTTATTCAGAATAAGTTAAGTGAAGAAGAAAGCGAAGAAGAATGGGTGCAAATCCGAAAGGCAATTGTTGATGCCTTGACTCAATGCGATGGTTTTCGCAAAGACGAGGGAAAAGTGCTGGAGCAAAAACTTAAGGAATATTGTGAATCCATTGCGTCATCGCTTAAGCATGTGAATGAACTGGATGCTGCGCGCGTAGACAAAGTTCGGCAGAAGCTAAAAGGTAATGTGGTTTCCTTTTTTGGTGAACAGGGTTATGATGTGAATCGATTGGAGCAGGAAATTATCTATTACATCGAAAAGCTTGATATTCATGAAGAGCGTGTGCGCCTGCAAACGCATCTGGATTATTTTCTTCAAGCTTTGAAAGAGTCACAATCTAATGGAAAGAAGTTGGGTTTTATTGCGCAGGAAATTGGACGGGAAATTAATACGATAGGCTCCAAAGCAAATGATGCCGCCATGCAAAAGCATGTGGTAGCCATGAAAGAAGAACTGGAGAAGATTAAGGAGCAGTTGGGGAATGTGTTATGA
- a CDS encoding translocation protein TolB yields MRRSAILFLFVFGAAMAGMAQQAREVFGKNRQQFRSFDWQYLSGENFDVYYYDGRRAIANDALQYLELEFDRITDLIGYPPYFKTKIFLYNSLTDLRQSNVGLNKTYYNIGGETDFVKPYVEVAHIGTAQELKDELLFKISDLMLNEMMYGGNLKDIFQSALLMNLPEWFVSGAARYVAHGWTAEMDDYIRHVIKKKNTKRINRFSDEEAALVGQSVWNFIVERYGKSSLSNILNYTRVTRNEEKSLLITLGVSYNQLINEWYSFYSQMSETVGQSYIQPADSIKFSQGHNITTEFTTVKLSPDGRYLAYAENDRGRYVVKVREIGTKKEIVVLSGGTRVIEQRVDYRLPIISWSDANTLGVVGVKQGQYTFWLYDLNTKTKLPRELDRFSNVRSFTFSGNGRLVVLSGDFEGQSDLFLLSTRRDRVRRLTNDSFDDLDPTFIPGTNRIVFSSNRVTDSVTVGERKSLGDLTNNYNLFVYDLDTTTNVLARITNTLSKDYAPQAINDNVFYYLSDQRGIINLFKYDRSTGIYTQVSNFSSSIREYDFSYDRTTLALTLRNGMRDDIYLSRSYNLNRSVFTPATRRREMQQVKVLQERRKQEEEKKMSIKDLINSRLKEAQPGKDTTQVKQDSIPLPADTVVISDSVKQEVKKDSVETKKQTVVNTDNYVFEDEAVKQNQPSETFLNRYMKAREKSRILGPFPYESKFSADNLVTSFVIDPLRGAGFLLEAQMNDMLENYRFYGGIMSSIDLRNADAYAEFQYLPKFIDFSARFDRKAIRWEPYSDGKIYHYSLNKVEVGAAVPITDRLRFSANIFGALTRSVDQGVASFPIDPPSEVPISHYYAGLRSELVYDNSITTGLNMIEGTRGKLRFNHYQGINDPNNSFSQVTLDIRHYQKIYRGIVLAVRGFGGSFFGRSPKQYLLGGMDNWAFNEISYRGRDSEGNENILGTRAQNEDILFVEFATNLRGFQYATLFGQNVMLMNAEFRVPVAKALSNTPISSNFFRNMQLIAFYDIGTSWSGPSPFTSGTSVRIDRIKNGPFEIDIKNFLNPWLYSYGAGMRTVIFGYYMKFDLAWPVQNFEVGRPQFLFTLGFDF; encoded by the coding sequence GTGAGAAGATCAGCTATCCTTTTCCTGTTTGTTTTTGGTGCCGCAATGGCCGGTATGGCACAACAGGCCCGTGAGGTATTTGGTAAAAACCGCCAGCAGTTCCGTTCGTTCGATTGGCAGTACCTGAGTGGCGAAAACTTTGACGTTTACTATTATGATGGCCGCAGGGCTATAGCCAACGATGCCCTGCAATACCTTGAACTGGAGTTCGATCGGATAACTGACCTTATTGGTTATCCTCCCTATTTTAAAACCAAAATATTTCTATACAATTCGCTTACCGATTTGCGACAAAGCAATGTTGGTTTGAATAAAACCTACTACAACATAGGCGGAGAAACTGACTTTGTTAAGCCATATGTTGAGGTAGCCCACATTGGCACAGCGCAAGAGCTGAAGGATGAGCTGTTGTTTAAAATTTCGGATCTCATGCTCAATGAGATGATGTATGGCGGCAACCTGAAGGATATTTTTCAAAGTGCCTTGCTGATGAACCTGCCTGAATGGTTCGTGAGTGGTGCTGCACGTTATGTAGCGCACGGCTGGACAGCCGAGATGGACGACTACATCCGGCATGTGATAAAAAAGAAGAATACAAAAAGAATTAACCGCTTTAGCGATGAAGAAGCAGCATTGGTGGGACAATCGGTTTGGAATTTTATTGTTGAGCGATATGGAAAGAGCAGCCTATCTAATATTCTAAACTATACACGAGTAACCCGTAATGAAGAAAAAAGTCTGCTCATCACATTGGGTGTTAGCTATAATCAGCTGATCAACGAATGGTATTCTTTTTATAGCCAAATGAGCGAAACGGTTGGTCAGAGTTACATCCAGCCAGCCGACTCCATAAAATTTTCGCAAGGCCATAACATTACCACCGAGTTCACCACGGTAAAACTTAGTCCGGATGGACGCTACCTGGCTTATGCCGAAAATGATCGTGGTCGTTACGTGGTTAAGGTAAGAGAGATTGGAACCAAAAAGGAAATTGTGGTTCTTTCAGGGGGTACGCGGGTTATTGAGCAACGTGTTGATTACAGGTTGCCCATCATCAGTTGGTCTGATGCAAATACTTTGGGTGTAGTGGGCGTGAAGCAAGGTCAATATACATTCTGGTTGTACGACCTGAATACAAAAACGAAACTTCCACGAGAACTCGATAGATTCAGTAATGTAAGAAGCTTTACCTTCTCCGGAAACGGAAGATTGGTTGTACTGAGTGGCGATTTTGAAGGTCAGAGTGATCTGTTCTTGTTGAGCACACGCAGAGACCGGGTTCGCAGGCTAACGAACGATTCATTTGATGATCTTGATCCCACTTTTATTCCGGGTACAAACCGAATCGTGTTCAGTTCAAACCGCGTTACGGATTCGGTTACCGTAGGCGAACGAAAATCATTGGGAGATCTTACCAATAACTATAATCTCTTTGTTTACGATCTGGACACAACCACCAATGTGCTGGCGCGTATTACCAATACCTTGAGTAAGGACTACGCTCCGCAGGCTATTAATGATAATGTTTTTTATTATCTCAGCGACCAGCGCGGAATAATCAACCTGTTTAAGTATGATCGTTCAACAGGTATTTATACGCAAGTCTCTAATTTTTCTTCCAGCATTCGTGAATATGATTTTAGCTATGATCGTACTACGCTTGCGTTAACCCTGCGCAATGGTATGCGCGATGATATTTACCTGAGCAGGAGTTATAACCTGAACCGCAGTGTATTTACCCCGGCCACACGCAGACGCGAAATGCAGCAGGTAAAAGTACTGCAGGAACGCAGAAAGCAGGAGGAAGAAAAGAAAATGAGCATTAAGGATTTAATCAATTCGCGCCTGAAAGAAGCACAGCCTGGTAAGGATACAACGCAAGTAAAGCAAGATTCAATTCCGTTGCCTGCAGATACGGTTGTGATATCTGATTCTGTAAAACAGGAGGTAAAAAAGGATAGTGTTGAAACCAAAAAGCAAACGGTAGTTAATACCGATAATTATGTTTTTGAAGACGAAGCGGTAAAGCAGAATCAACCAAGCGAGACTTTTCTGAACCGTTACATGAAAGCACGTGAGAAGAGCCGGATACTTGGGCCATTCCCGTATGAGTCGAAATTCAGTGCTGATAACCTGGTTACCTCTTTTGTGATTGACCCGCTGCGAGGCGCTGGATTTTTACTGGAAGCACAAATGAATGACATGCTGGAGAACTACCGCTTTTACGGGGGCATCATGTCATCCATTGATTTGCGCAATGCCGATGCGTATGCGGAGTTTCAATATTTGCCAAAATTCATCGACTTCAGTGCCCGCTTTGACCGGAAGGCCATACGCTGGGAGCCATACAGCGATGGAAAAATCTATCATTACTCGCTTAACAAAGTAGAAGTAGGAGCAGCCGTACCCATTACAGACCGCTTACGGTTTTCAGCGAACATATTCGGTGCGTTAACCCGCTCGGTTGATCAGGGCGTAGCGTCATTTCCAATTGATCCGCCTTCAGAGGTTCCGATAAGTCATTACTATGCCGGTCTCCGTTCTGAATTGGTTTATGACAACTCGATAACAACCGGATTGAATATGATTGAGGGTACGCGTGGCAAGCTTCGCTTCAATCACTATCAGGGCATTAATGATCCGAATAATAGTTTCAGCCAGGTTACGCTGGACATCCGTCACTATCAAAAAATTTACAGGGGCATTGTTTTGGCTGTTCGCGGATTTGGTGGTTCATTTTTCGGACGTTCACCAAAACAATATTTGTTGGGCGGAATGGATAACTGGGCATTTAATGAGATATCCTATCGCGGACGTGATAGTGAGGGGAATGAAAATATTTTGGGAACACGTGCACAGAATGAAGATATTCTTTTTGTTGAGTTCGCTACTAACCTTCGCGGGTTTCAATACGCAACTTTGTTTGGTCAAAATGTGATGTTGATGAATGCGGAGTTCCGGGTTCCGGTTGCCAAAGCGTTAAGCAACACCCCAATCTCTTCAAACTTCTTTCGCAATATGCAGCTGATTGCCTTTTATGATATTGGTACCAGCTGGTCGGGCCCATCACCATTTACTTCGGGTACCAGTGTTCGGATTGACCGAATAAAAAATGGTCCATTCGAAATTGACATCAAGAATTTTTTAAACCCGTGGTTGTATAGTTACGGTGCGGGCATGCGGACAGTAATTTTCGGCTATTACATGAAGTTCGATCTGGCCTGGCCGGTTCAGAATTTTGAAGTAGGCAGACCACAATTCCTGTTTACGTTAGGGTTTGATTTCTGA
- the pssA gene encoding CDP-diacylglycerol--serine O-phosphatidyltransferase, whose translation MRHLPNLLTCFNLLCGCLGIVAVLENRNIEAAYFVWAACVFDFFDGFAARALKVSSPIGKELDSLADVVSFGLLPAVVMYKLWPTGSGEYLPYLSFSIAIFSALRLAIFNVDETQRDSFRGLPTPANALLITALPLQQAVIMDWIIQPWALITITVVSSFLLVSPLELFALKFKNFTWQSNKIRFTFLILSVLVLAFGQAAAIPLVILLYIALSLGVQILSK comes from the coding sequence ATGCGACACCTTCCTAACCTGTTAACTTGTTTCAATTTACTTTGCGGATGCCTCGGCATTGTTGCGGTGTTGGAGAACCGAAACATTGAAGCTGCATATTTTGTGTGGGCTGCTTGCGTATTTGATTTTTTTGATGGCTTTGCTGCTCGTGCACTCAAGGTAAGCTCACCTATTGGAAAAGAATTAGACTCACTTGCTGATGTGGTGAGCTTTGGCTTATTACCTGCTGTGGTGATGTACAAATTATGGCCCACCGGCTCAGGTGAATACCTGCCGTACCTGTCATTTTCAATTGCCATTTTTTCTGCCTTGCGCCTGGCAATCTTTAATGTAGATGAAACGCAACGCGATTCTTTCAGAGGGTTACCGACCCCTGCAAACGCCTTGTTGATTACTGCGTTGCCCCTGCAACAGGCTGTTATTATGGATTGGATTATTCAACCCTGGGCTTTGATAACCATAACTGTGGTTTCGTCATTTTTACTGGTTTCTCCATTGGAATTATTTGCGTTGAAATTCAAAAATTTTACATGGCAGTCGAACAAAATCAGGTTTACCTTCCTTATACTTTCTGTATTAGTGTTGGCATTCGGGCAGGCAGCCGCCATACCGCTTGTTATACTTTTATATATCGCATTGTCGTTAGGAGTACAGATTCTGTCAAAATAA
- a CDS encoding D-glycerate dehydrogenase, whose translation MSTKKVLITRTIPDIAKTMLTNAGLEVMEWQGDGPMTQQELITQAKQVSALLSLGVDKLDKYFFSQCPHLDIIGQFAVGYDNIDVEAASLAGIPVSNTPDVLSEATADVAFGLMIAVSRKMFFNHKAIIRGEWKQFEPLKNLGFQLSGKTLGIFGMGRIGMVMAKRCKGAFDMNIIYHNRSRNHEAEKLLGAKYVSFEELIRESDVLSVHSILSEETRGLFNRKVFSKMKPSSIFINTSRGGVHNEADLIEALNKGAIWGAGLDVTNPEPMKPNNPLLEMPNVAVLPHIGSATIEARNGMARIAAENIISFYQRKEVPNCINPQVLESGKS comes from the coding sequence ATGTCCACTAAAAAAGTTTTGATTACACGCACAATACCCGACATCGCCAAAACGATGCTGACCAATGCCGGCCTGGAAGTAATGGAATGGCAAGGCGATGGCCCTATGACGCAGCAAGAATTAATAACACAGGCCAAACAGGTAAGTGCATTGCTCTCATTGGGTGTCGACAAACTTGATAAATACTTCTTCAGCCAGTGCCCCCATCTCGACATCATCGGTCAGTTTGCTGTTGGGTACGATAATATTGACGTTGAAGCTGCCTCCCTGGCTGGAATTCCGGTAAGCAATACACCCGATGTACTGAGTGAGGCCACGGCTGATGTAGCCTTTGGCTTGATGATCGCTGTTTCAAGAAAAATGTTTTTCAATCACAAAGCCATCATCCGTGGCGAGTGGAAACAATTTGAGCCTTTGAAAAATCTGGGCTTTCAACTAAGCGGAAAAACATTGGGCATTTTCGGCATGGGTCGGATTGGCATGGTGATGGCCAAGCGTTGCAAGGGTGCATTCGACATGAACATCATCTATCACAATCGCTCGCGCAATCACGAGGCTGAGAAGCTTCTTGGTGCGAAATATGTAAGCTTTGAAGAATTGATCCGTGAAAGCGATGTACTTTCCGTGCACAGTATTTTGAGTGAAGAAACGCGGGGTTTGTTCAACCGGAAAGTGTTCAGTAAGATGAAACCTTCATCGATATTCATCAACACGTCACGTGGGGGTGTGCACAACGAAGCCGATTTGATTGAAGCATTAAATAAAGGGGCGATCTGGGGAGCAGGATTGGATGTTACCAACCCCGAACCGATGAAACCCAACAATCCACTGCTTGAAATGCCAAATGTTGCTGTTCTTCCACACATTGGTTCCGCCACTATTGAAGCACGTAACGGAATGGCGCGGATTGCAGCCGAAAACATTATTTCATTTTACCAGCGCAAAGAAGTACCGAATTGTATTAACCCACAGGTACTGGAAAGTGGAAAATCATAA
- a CDS encoding MBL fold metallo-hydrolase — translation MLQIKHFEFNPFQENTYVLYDETRACVIIDPGCSNKQEEDQLKKFIADNNLSVTQLVNTHCHIDHVLGNAFVKRTFGVKLFIHKIEEPLLRAVKTYAPNYGFFGYQDTEPDGFISEDDVLQVGNETLKILFVPGHSPGHVAFYHEQSQSLIGGDVLFYNSIGRTDLPGGDYDTLINSIHQKIFTLPDEVTVYCGHGPVTKIGYEKRTNPFCAIIQA, via the coding sequence ATGTTGCAAATAAAACATTTTGAATTCAACCCCTTTCAGGAAAACACCTACGTGCTTTACGATGAAACACGTGCTTGTGTCATTATTGATCCGGGTTGCTCCAATAAGCAAGAAGAAGATCAACTGAAAAAATTCATTGCCGACAACAACCTTTCCGTAACGCAGTTGGTAAACACCCACTGCCACATCGATCATGTTTTAGGCAACGCATTCGTAAAACGAACTTTTGGGGTTAAGCTGTTCATTCATAAAATTGAAGAACCGTTACTACGGGCAGTAAAAACCTACGCTCCCAACTATGGCTTCTTTGGATACCAGGATACAGAACCAGATGGATTCATTAGCGAAGACGATGTGCTGCAGGTTGGGAATGAAACGCTGAAAATTTTGTTTGTGCCCGGTCATAGTCCGGGGCATGTTGCATTTTATCACGAGCAATCTCAATCGCTTATTGGTGGCGATGTGTTGTTTTACAACAGCATAGGTCGCACGGATTTACCCGGAGGTGACTACGATACGCTTATTAACAGCATCCATCAAAAAATTTTCACATTGCCTGATGAGGTTACTGTATATTGCGGCCACGGCCCGGTTACCAAAATAGGATATGAAAAAAGAACCAATCCATTTTGCGCCATCATTCAAGCCTGA